The Paenibacillus macerans genome includes a window with the following:
- a CDS encoding Nif3-like dinuclear metal center hexameric protein — translation MAIRIRDVIGKLTEEGGALGEESVDRLETGNFLAEVEAIATAFMASQQVLERAVALGVNLLITHEGLFYSHRPGKQPAANDPVVRQKRRLIEESGIAVYRFHDGIHRYEPDGIMAGFVEEAGWEAYVKEYQPAAAILELPPTPLADIAQHLRTKLEAPFVRFVGDARTVCSRVGLLVGYRGGGELAIPLFAERGVDLVVAGEGPEWETPEYVRDAAHQGLNRALLVLGHGPSEAPGMKYLAKRLQAAFPSVPVHFLADQPLFQIIG, via the coding sequence ATGGCTATACGGATTCGGGATGTGATCGGCAAATTGACGGAGGAAGGCGGGGCGCTTGGCGAGGAATCAGTCGACAGACTGGAAACGGGGAATTTCTTGGCCGAAGTCGAGGCGATAGCGACAGCGTTTATGGCGTCGCAGCAGGTGCTCGAGCGGGCGGTGGCCTTGGGGGTGAACCTGCTGATCACGCACGAAGGGTTGTTTTACAGCCATCGCCCGGGCAAGCAGCCAGCGGCTAATGACCCGGTCGTCCGGCAAAAACGGCGGCTGATCGAGGAGTCGGGGATTGCGGTTTACCGTTTCCATGACGGCATACACCGCTATGAGCCGGACGGGATAATGGCGGGGTTCGTGGAAGAGGCCGGCTGGGAAGCTTACGTCAAGGAATATCAACCCGCGGCAGCCATATTGGAGCTTCCCCCGACCCCGCTAGCCGATATCGCGCAGCATTTAAGAACCAAGCTGGAGGCGCCGTTTGTCCGCTTTGTCGGCGACGCCCGGACGGTGTGCTCGCGCGTCGGGCTGCTCGTAGGCTACCGGGGCGGCGGAGAGCTGGCGATTCCGCTGTTTGCCGAGCGCGGCGTGGACCTGGTCGTAGCCGGGGAAGGCCCGGAATGGGAGACGCCGGAATACGTGCGGGATGCGGCGCATCAGGGGCTGAACCGGGCGCTGCTCGTGCTGGGCCACGGTCCGAGCGAAGCCCCGGGCATGAAATACCTCGCCAAGCGTCTTCAGGCTGCTTTTCCGTCCGTGCCCGTGCATTTTTTGGCGGATCAGCCGCTTTTTCAAATCATAGGATAG
- the glsA gene encoding glutaminase A, translating to MNELDRLEAYLSEWVETSRLESAKGTVATYIPELSKSPKHLLGIHLIDAGGRSVSVGDAQAPFTMQSISKVFTLILALMDHGEEAVFSKVGMEPTGDNFNSIMKLELVQPAIPFNPLINAGAIVVSSMIKGDGALNKSARILDFFRELAGNPALDYNLEVYRSEAATGHLNRSMAYFLLDKGTLGCDVEQVLEVYFRHCSIEVTCADLARMALVLAMDGTDPITGKELVPRRFVQIAKTFMVTCGMYNGSGEFAIGAGLPAKSGVSGGILSLVPGRWGIGVVGPALNPKGNSIAGVHLLERLSREFNWSIF from the coding sequence ATGAACGAGCTCGATCGGCTGGAAGCATACTTATCGGAATGGGTGGAAACGAGCCGGCTGGAAAGCGCAAAGGGGACCGTGGCCACGTACATTCCCGAATTGTCGAAATCGCCCAAGCATCTGCTGGGGATTCATCTGATCGATGCGGGAGGAAGATCTGTAAGCGTTGGAGATGCCCAGGCTCCGTTTACGATGCAGAGCATCTCTAAGGTGTTTACGTTGATCCTTGCGTTGATGGATCATGGAGAAGAAGCGGTTTTTTCCAAGGTGGGCATGGAGCCTACGGGCGACAACTTTAATTCGATCATGAAGCTCGAGCTGGTGCAGCCGGCGATTCCGTTTAACCCGCTGATCAACGCGGGGGCGATCGTGGTGTCTTCGATGATCAAAGGCGACGGCGCGTTGAACAAATCGGCCCGCATCCTGGATTTTTTTCGCGAATTGGCCGGGAATCCCGCGCTGGATTACAATTTGGAGGTGTACCGGTCGGAGGCGGCGACGGGCCATCTGAACCGCTCGATGGCTTATTTTTTGCTCGATAAAGGGACGCTGGGTTGCGATGTGGAACAGGTGTTGGAGGTTTACTTCCGCCACTGCTCGATCGAGGTAACTTGCGCCGATTTGGCCCGTATGGCTTTGGTGCTGGCTATGGACGGCACGGACCCGATTACCGGCAAGGAGCTGGTTCCCCGGCGCTTTGTGCAGATCGCCAAAACGTTTATGGTGACTTGCGGAATGTACAACGGCTCGGGCGAATTTGCGATCGGAGCGGGATTGCCGGCCAAGAGCGGCGTATCGGGCGGGATTTTGTCCCTTGTGCCCGGGCGCTGGGGAATTGGCGTGGTAGGACCGGCGCTAAACCCGAAAGGAAACAGTATCGCGGGCGTCCATTTGCTGGAGCGGTTGTCGCGCGAGTTTAACTGGAGCATTTTTTAA
- a CDS encoding alpha-glucuronidase family glycosyl hydrolase — MSNNPALSEPTGYEAWLGYRRAASGSRVEEYAAYTSILVEAKDDILQNAAAELVRGMEGIAGSAPQIADEAGDQASIVLGVFGRGGAVDQAFADAGDLRLGAEGYAIRSVSGGKRIVIGAEASAGVLYGVFHLLRLMGTGAAIGGLDIRERPAGRLRMINQWDNIDGSIERGYAGDSIFYAGGKITSDLGRIRDYARLLASVGVNALAINNVNVHRLETMLITEAYLPEVAGLAGIFRGYGIKLFLSVNYAAPLEIGGLPTADPLDPEVRRWWRYRAAEINRYIPDFGGFLVKADSENRPGPFTYGRDHADGANMLAEALEPYGGVVIWRCFVYNCKQDWRDRKTDRARAAYDHFVPLDGRFHENVILQVKNGPIDFQVREPVSPLLGAMPATNQMIEFQITQEYTGQQRHVCYLVPQWKEVLEFDTYFQGKGTPVRRIVDGSAHGNRYGGFAAVSNIGDDANWTGHLLAQANLYGYGRLAWNPELTAEQIAEEWIRLTFGDGERTVRTILGILLDSLNIYESYTAPLGIGFMVNPGHHYGPNVDGYEYSLWGTYHFADCHGIGVDRTKATGTGYTAQYAEPNFRRYESLESCPDELLLFFHHVPYTHVLHSGKTVIQHIYDTHFAGAERAARLQEAWSSLAGLIPDSLYKQVADRLAEQAEHAKEWRDQINTYFYRKSGIPDERGRRIY; from the coding sequence GTGAGTAACAATCCGGCGTTGTCGGAACCTACCGGTTATGAAGCGTGGCTCGGTTATCGCCGGGCAGCCTCGGGAAGCCGGGTTGAGGAATATGCCGCCTATACAAGCATTCTCGTTGAAGCCAAGGATGACATCCTGCAAAATGCCGCCGCCGAACTTGTCCGGGGGATGGAGGGGATCGCGGGCTCCGCGCCTCAGATTGCTGATGAAGCAGGAGATCAAGCTTCCATCGTGCTGGGCGTATTTGGACGCGGCGGCGCGGTGGACCAAGCGTTTGCGGACGCCGGGGATCTGCGCTTGGGCGCGGAAGGATATGCGATCCGCTCCGTTTCCGGCGGAAAGCGGATCGTCATTGGGGCGGAGGCGTCCGCCGGCGTATTGTACGGCGTGTTCCATTTGCTGCGGCTCATGGGCACAGGCGCCGCCATCGGCGGTCTGGATATCCGGGAGCGTCCCGCGGGGAGGCTGCGCATGATCAACCAGTGGGACAATATCGACGGCTCGATCGAACGCGGTTATGCCGGGGATTCGATCTTTTACGCGGGCGGCAAAATCACCTCGGATTTGGGGCGAATTCGCGATTACGCCAGGCTTCTGGCATCCGTCGGGGTGAACGCGCTAGCGATCAACAACGTAAATGTGCACCGTCTGGAAACGATGCTGATCACGGAGGCGTATCTGCCGGAGGTGGCCGGGCTTGCCGGGATCTTCCGCGGTTACGGGATCAAGCTGTTCCTCAGCGTCAATTACGCGGCGCCGCTGGAAATCGGCGGCCTGCCTACGGCGGACCCGTTGGATCCTGAGGTTCGGCGGTGGTGGCGTTACAGGGCGGCGGAGATTAACCGGTATATCCCCGATTTCGGCGGTTTTCTCGTCAAAGCCGACTCGGAGAACCGGCCCGGGCCGTTCACTTACGGCCGCGATCACGCGGACGGCGCCAATATGCTGGCCGAAGCGCTGGAGCCGTATGGAGGCGTTGTCATTTGGCGCTGCTTCGTGTACAACTGCAAGCAGGATTGGCGCGACCGGAAGACGGACCGGGCCAGGGCGGCGTACGATCATTTTGTGCCGCTGGACGGCCGTTTCCATGAAAACGTCATCCTGCAGGTGAAAAACGGGCCGATCGATTTTCAGGTGCGGGAGCCCGTGTCGCCGCTCCTCGGCGCAATGCCGGCCACGAACCAGATGATCGAGTTTCAGATTACCCAGGAATATACCGGACAGCAGCGGCATGTGTGCTATTTGGTGCCGCAATGGAAGGAAGTGCTGGAATTTGATACGTATTTCCAGGGGAAGGGCACGCCCGTGAGACGCATCGTCGACGGTTCGGCGCACGGGAACCGATATGGCGGCTTCGCGGCCGTGTCCAACATTGGGGACGACGCCAACTGGACCGGACATTTGCTGGCTCAGGCCAATCTGTACGGATACGGCCGGCTCGCCTGGAATCCGGAGCTGACTGCGGAGCAAATCGCCGAGGAGTGGATCCGCCTGACGTTTGGGGACGGCGAGCGTACGGTTCGGACGATTCTCGGCATCCTGCTTGATTCCCTTAATATTTACGAATCCTATACGGCGCCGCTCGGCATCGGGTTTATGGTCAATCCCGGCCATCATTACGGACCCAACGTCGACGGTTATGAGTATTCGCTGTGGGGGACGTACCATTTTGCCGATTGCCATGGGATTGGCGTGGACCGGACCAAAGCGACGGGAACGGGTTATACGGCCCAATACGCCGAGCCCAATTTTAGGCGTTACGAATCTTTGGAGAGCTGTCCGGATGAACTGCTGCTGTTTTTCCATCACGTTCCTTACACCCATGTCCTCCATTCCGGCAAAACGGTCATCCAGCACATCTACGACACGCATTTCGCTGGCGCGGAGCGCGCCGCCCGGCTGCAAGAAGCCTGGTCCAGCCTGGCCGGCCTGATCCCCGATTCGCTGTACAAGCAGGTTGCGGACCGGCTGGCGGAGCAGGCGGAACATGCTAAGGAATGGCGGGATCAGA
- a CDS encoding ABC transporter substrate-binding protein, with the protein MLKWKRLLVSLMALSLVGMLAACGGGGKPGGANGETAGAGSASGAGGDGQIKLRMMWWGSQERHEATLAALELYTKNHPNITFEPEYSGMDGYLDKLSTQAAAKNAPDIIQLDPGWAPDWAGRNQLSPLDSVDVAKIDPKLLAGGQKDGTQYAMPLGSVAFGLIYDKAALDKLGIKNPENGWTWDDFFALAKEFKGKLPSGQYFTKDYAANYFMYSAYQYSKGKGTVITDDGKFNVDQESFLEWTKRFEELRKEGLVPPADVNSSDKEFDPQMDLMVAGKILFRYSFSNNYGAWDSLKPGAYALVTMPRAEEAGGWLKPSMYLAVSENSKYKEEAEKFIDWFVNDPEAAAILKTSRGLPVNKDNATALEESMSDVDKVGMGLLRATEQDGQTWTAGPGGWTNYIDKDWPLVHDQLSFNKITPEEAYKQLKEAALAYE; encoded by the coding sequence ATGTTGAAATGGAAGCGTTTACTGGTTTCGCTGATGGCGCTTTCCCTCGTCGGGATGCTTGCGGCATGCGGCGGCGGTGGAAAGCCGGGCGGAGCCAACGGAGAAACGGCCGGTGCGGGGAGCGCATCGGGGGCGGGAGGAGACGGACAAATCAAGCTGCGCATGATGTGGTGGGGATCTCAAGAACGGCATGAAGCCACGCTGGCCGCACTGGAACTGTACACGAAAAACCATCCGAACATTACGTTTGAGCCGGAATATTCCGGGATGGACGGCTATTTGGACAAATTGTCGACACAGGCGGCCGCCAAAAACGCGCCGGACATCATCCAGCTGGACCCGGGCTGGGCTCCGGACTGGGCCGGACGCAATCAATTGTCACCGCTGGATTCGGTGGACGTTGCGAAGATCGATCCGAAGCTGCTGGCCGGGGGACAGAAGGACGGAACACAGTATGCCATGCCGCTTGGTTCCGTTGCTTTCGGGTTGATTTACGACAAAGCGGCGCTGGATAAGCTGGGCATCAAAAACCCGGAAAACGGTTGGACTTGGGACGATTTCTTTGCCTTAGCCAAAGAATTCAAAGGCAAGCTGCCCAGCGGCCAATATTTCACCAAGGATTACGCGGCCAACTATTTTATGTATTCGGCATACCAATACAGCAAAGGTAAAGGCACGGTCATTACGGATGACGGCAAATTCAATGTCGACCAGGAATCGTTCCTGGAGTGGACGAAGCGGTTCGAAGAACTCCGCAAGGAAGGGCTGGTTCCGCCGGCCGATGTGAATTCCTCGGATAAAGAATTCGATCCGCAAATGGACTTGATGGTGGCCGGAAAAATCCTGTTCCGCTACAGTTTCTCCAACAACTATGGCGCATGGGACAGTCTGAAGCCGGGCGCGTATGCGCTGGTGACGATGCCGCGGGCCGAAGAAGCGGGCGGATGGCTGAAGCCGTCGATGTATCTGGCCGTTTCGGAAAACTCCAAGTATAAGGAAGAAGCCGAGAAATTCATCGACTGGTTTGTGAATGATCCGGAAGCCGCCGCGATCCTGAAAACTTCGCGCGGGCTGCCGGTAAACAAGGACAACGCGACGGCGCTGGAAGAGAGTATGAGCGATGTTGACAAGGTCGGTATGGGGCTGCTGCGCGCCACGGAGCAGGACGGGCAGACCTGGACGGCCGGCCCGGGCGGCTGGACCAACTATATCGACAAGGATTGGCCGCTCGTTCACGATCAGCTGAGCTTTAACAAAATCACGCCGGAAGAAGCCTACAAACAGCTGAAGGAAGCTGCGCTGGCTTACGAGTGA
- a CDS encoding small, acid-soluble spore protein, alpha/beta type, giving the protein MVKRKGNGPAAEGANEADLKQFKAEVMRREGYPVDPQHPDDVKYEVAESLGVPLKEGDNGDLTSEEAGKIGGAIGGSMVREMIRLAKQKLSDSQR; this is encoded by the coding sequence ATGGTAAAAAGAAAAGGAAACGGTCCGGCGGCGGAGGGCGCCAATGAAGCGGACCTGAAGCAGTTCAAAGCGGAGGTTATGCGGCGTGAAGGTTATCCTGTCGATCCGCAGCATCCGGACGACGTGAAATACGAGGTGGCCGAATCGCTTGGCGTGCCGCTAAAGGAAGGCGATAACGGGGATTTGACCTCGGAGGAGGCCGGTAAAATCGGCGGTGCCATCGGCGGCTCGATGGTCCGGGAAATGATCCGTTTGGCCAAGCAGAAGCTGAGCGATTCGCAGCGGTAA